In the Chryseobacterium sp. MYb264 genome, one interval contains:
- a CDS encoding carboxypeptidase regulatory-like domain-containing protein, which translates to MGHFLFAQETVMGKIKDDNEISLAGVTVINITTDVKTYSNANGEFSISAFKNDELRFVKQGYERVSGRVLLNGTNAPILVTLIKIPEVIEEVKVTSKPTGDLETDARRASRVDKGEVVRDAVGLPQPVGKMREKPAEVKQVLIPILLGQLNVQGMYDLVSGKARRQKRQYKYDDLQEHIKWVRDRVDDDYFIKAGIPQERISQFIEFSFAEKPFVRTYVKAKNLSGVLLTMEEAIPLYIERLKTVKNQGE; encoded by the coding sequence ATGGGACATTTTCTATTTGCTCAGGAAACGGTGATGGGAAAAATAAAAGATGACAATGAGATCAGTCTTGCCGGAGTTACGGTCATCAATATAACAACAGATGTAAAAACCTATAGCAATGCAAATGGCGAATTTTCTATTTCTGCTTTCAAAAATGATGAACTGAGATTTGTAAAACAAGGCTACGAAAGAGTTTCGGGACGGGTTCTGCTGAATGGAACCAATGCACCGATCCTGGTGACTTTAATTAAAATTCCTGAAGTTATTGAGGAAGTTAAAGTGACAAGTAAACCAACAGGTGATTTGGAGACAGATGCAAGAAGAGCTTCGAGAGTGGACAAAGGCGAGGTGGTTCGGGATGCTGTAGGACTTCCGCAGCCTGTTGGAAAAATGAGGGAAAAACCTGCGGAAGTGAAGCAGGTTCTAATTCCTATTTTACTAGGACAGCTGAATGTTCAGGGAATGTATGATTTGGTGAGCGGAAAAGCGAGACGGCAAAAGCGACAGTATAAATATGATGATCTGCAGGAGCATATTAAATGGGTCAGAGATCGGGTGGATGATGATTATTTCATAAAAGCAGGAATTCCTCAAGAGAGAATCTCTCAGTTTATCGAGTTCTCATTTGCGGAAAAACCTTTTGTAAGAACGTATGTAAAGGCTAAAAATCTATCAGGTGTACTGCTTACAATGGAAGAGGCAATTCCACTATATATTGAGCGATTAAAAACAGTGAAAAATCAAGGAGAATAA
- a CDS encoding SIMPL domain-containing protein: MNKNIIAIAIGALGFVIGLGLLGGAIKNRNKSENTISVTGLGTKPFTSDLITWSGSFSKNNYDLKSAYDELALDRKTINDYLLSKGVKQNEIVFSSVDIQKQFRNSTDSNGNTIQNEFAGYNLTQTVSIESKEVAKIENLSRNITEIINRGIEFTSSSPSYFYTKLSTVKQEMIASATKDAKERAEKIAENSGSSLGNLKKATMGVIQITAPNSNEDYSYGGTFNTASKDKEASITIKLEYEVN, encoded by the coding sequence ATGAATAAAAATATCATCGCCATCGCCATTGGTGCACTTGGGTTTGTCATTGGTCTAGGACTTCTGGGAGGTGCCATTAAAAACAGAAACAAATCTGAAAATACTATTTCTGTCACAGGTTTAGGAACCAAACCGTTCACTTCCGATCTTATTACCTGGTCGGGAAGTTTCTCTAAAAACAATTATGACCTTAAATCTGCGTATGACGAACTGGCTTTAGACCGAAAAACAATTAACGATTATCTGTTGTCTAAAGGCGTTAAGCAAAATGAGATCGTTTTTTCTTCGGTAGATATTCAGAAACAGTTCAGAAATAGTACGGATTCCAACGGCAATACCATTCAGAACGAATTTGCAGGATATAATCTGACACAGACGGTTTCCATAGAAAGTAAAGAGGTCGCAAAAATCGAGAATCTTTCTAGAAATATCACAGAAATCATCAACCGGGGGATAGAGTTTACCTCTTCTTCACCAAGCTATTTCTATACAAAACTGTCGACTGTAAAACAGGAAATGATCGCCTCCGCTACAAAAGATGCTAAAGAACGTGCCGAGAAAATTGCTGAAAACTCAGGAAGCAGCTTAGGAAATCTTAAAAAAGCGACCATGGGCGTTATTCAGATTACAGCTCCGAATTCTAATGAAGATTATTCTTATGGCGGAACTTTTAATACAGCTTCGAAGGATAAGGAAGCGAGTATTACGATTAAACTGGAGTACGAAGTGAACTAA
- a CDS encoding N-acetyltransferase, producing the protein MEFLQITSPEDYRVQEIFESYCTSFPEDERRDWDKLLPLFTHPNVKIISVSHEAQNIGYLIIWGLSGYTFVEHFEVFLQFRSQKLGSHITGYLFENYPKIILEIEPDHLGDDAKRRYSFYQRNGFHLIDEMYVQPSYGEGKKPLNLWLLANYSPENLEKIKDEIYDVVYH; encoded by the coding sequence ATGGAATTTTTACAAATTACTTCTCCCGAAGACTACAGAGTACAGGAAATTTTTGAATCCTACTGTACAAGTTTTCCTGAAGACGAAAGAAGAGACTGGGATAAGCTGCTTCCTCTTTTTACACATCCGAATGTAAAAATAATTTCTGTTTCGCATGAAGCTCAAAATATTGGTTACCTCATCATCTGGGGATTATCAGGCTATACTTTTGTAGAGCATTTTGAAGTATTTTTGCAATTCAGGAGTCAGAAATTGGGATCGCATATTACCGGTTACTTATTTGAAAATTACCCTAAAATTATTTTAGAGATAGAGCCCGATCATTTGGGTGATGATGCGAAAAGAAGGTATTCTTTTTATCAACGCAACGGTTTTCATCTCATCGATGAAATGTATGTTCAACCGAGTTACGGAGAAGGAAAAAAGCCATTAAATCTGTGGTTGCTTGCCAATTATTCCCCTGAAAATTTAGAGAAAATTAAAGATGAAATTTATGATGTCGTTTATCATTAA
- a CDS encoding PspC family transcriptional regulator, protein MLDNIRHKMEREWFGVLTRTGAKLGIPVSKLRVFFIYSTFATAGFFFLIYLGLAFTLWIKDMFITRRPNVFDL, encoded by the coding sequence ATGTTAGATAATATCCGTCATAAAATGGAAAGAGAATGGTTTGGTGTTCTTACAAGAACAGGCGCCAAACTTGGAATTCCGGTTTCAAAACTGAGAGTATTTTTTATCTATTCTACATTTGCAACAGCAGGCTTTTTCTTTTTAATCTATCTTGGTCTGGCATTTACTTTATGGATTAAAGATATGTTTATTACAAGACGTCCTAATGTATTCGACCTTTAA
- a CDS encoding DUF2851 family protein, which produces MTEKLLQYLWNFKIFKHFDFKDIEGNSVEIIDFGKWNTNSGPDFLAAKIKINHITFLGNIELHVKSSDWIFHNHSLDPNYLNIILHVVFQSDCDIDELRKRNIPTLELKDYIDEKILWKYEKLISGNQFIPCENIFDPKKLPFNFHEENIVKKLDEKSAELEENLRHYKNNFEAVFFHSLAYSFGLKVNAFIFKQIAESIDFSIILKIRQNQTQLEALFFGMSGWLEKPQDERMKIWKREFDFIKVKFNISDLKIHPKFLRLRPPNFPTIRLSQLANLYFQHQNLFSKVILAENTDAIYTIFNSVQASEYWDDHFNFGKVSTVDQPKVLTKDFIELIILNTILPLKYTYHKYQNEAITDELIHFYKSINPEKNSIVDDWKKLGIPFKNSLETQSLIYHFKNSCEEKNCLNCGIGFKILKDSSNVR; this is translated from the coding sequence ATGACGGAAAAATTACTTCAATATCTTTGGAACTTTAAGATTTTCAAACATTTTGACTTCAAGGATATTGAAGGAAATTCCGTTGAGATTATAGATTTCGGAAAATGGAATACCAATTCCGGCCCTGATTTCTTAGCTGCAAAAATAAAAATCAATCATATTACTTTCTTAGGTAATATTGAGCTTCATGTAAAATCTTCCGACTGGATTTTTCATAACCATTCCTTAGATCCCAATTATCTGAATATTATCCTTCATGTGGTTTTTCAAAGTGACTGTGATATTGATGAGCTTAGAAAAAGAAATATCCCTACCCTTGAACTCAAAGATTATATTGATGAAAAAATACTGTGGAAATATGAGAAGCTGATCAGTGGAAATCAGTTTATTCCCTGTGAAAATATTTTTGATCCTAAGAAGTTACCGTTTAATTTTCATGAAGAGAATATCGTAAAAAAGCTCGATGAAAAATCCGCTGAGCTCGAAGAAAACTTAAGACACTACAAAAATAATTTCGAAGCCGTTTTCTTTCATTCTCTTGCCTATTCTTTCGGGCTAAAAGTGAATGCTTTTATTTTCAAACAAATTGCGGAAAGCATCGATTTCAGTATTATTTTAAAGATCCGCCAGAATCAAACCCAGCTCGAAGCTTTATTTTTTGGTATGTCAGGTTGGCTGGAAAAACCGCAGGATGAACGAATGAAAATCTGGAAGCGCGAATTTGATTTTATAAAAGTCAAATTCAATATTTCCGATTTGAAAATTCATCCTAAATTTTTACGATTACGACCTCCAAATTTCCCGACAATTCGTTTGTCGCAATTGGCAAATCTCTATTTCCAGCATCAAAATCTGTTTTCAAAAGTAATTCTGGCTGAAAACACAGATGCCATTTATACAATTTTCAATTCCGTACAAGCTTCTGAATATTGGGACGATCATTTTAATTTCGGAAAAGTTTCAACCGTTGATCAACCTAAAGTCTTGACTAAAGATTTTATCGAATTAATAATCTTAAATACCATTTTACCTTTAAAATATACCTATCATAAATATCAAAATGAAGCGATCACGGACGAGCTAATCCACTTTTATAAAAGCATAAATCCTGAAAAAAATTCAATTGTTGATGATTGGAAAAAATTGGGTATTCCATTCAAAAACTCTTTAGAAACCCAGAGTCTTATTTATCACTTTAAAAACTCCTGCGAAGAAAAAAATTGCTTAAATTGCGGTATTGGATTTAAAATTTTAAAAGACTCTTCAAATGTTAGATAA
- the bshA gene encoding N-acetyl-alpha-D-glucosaminyl L-malate synthase BshA: MKIGILCYPTYGGSGIVATELGMSLANKGYEVHFISNALPARLDITNPNIFFHRVNVQTYPLFQYQPYDIALSSMIYRVVNLYKLDLLHAHYAIPYAYAAFTAKQMLQEDNNDIPLVTTLHGTDITLVGQHPSYKHAVEFSINQSDAITSVSESLKRDTLQFFKIKKEIQVITNFIDNSEFDEPSDCQRTQFANPDEKILIHVSNLRPVKRVDEVLQIFKNVEKKVKSKLIIIGEGPDMEKINQFLEENPELISKIRLLGKVNDLYRILQLSDVFLLPSEQESFGLAALEAMAANTPVISSNAGGIPEVNIQGETGFLAEIGNVEAMSNYCIKLLSNEELLTKMKKNAKDQAIKFDLKNILPIYEEMYRTTIENFKKELTKV, translated from the coding sequence AATCGTGGCAACAGAACTGGGAATGTCGCTGGCCAACAAAGGCTACGAAGTTCACTTCATCAGCAACGCGCTTCCCGCAAGATTAGACATCACCAATCCGAATATTTTCTTCCACAGAGTGAATGTTCAGACGTATCCGCTTTTCCAGTATCAACCTTATGATATTGCGCTGAGCTCAATGATTTACCGTGTGGTGAATCTTTATAAACTTGATTTGCTTCACGCGCATTACGCGATTCCTTATGCGTACGCAGCTTTTACAGCCAAGCAAATGCTACAGGAAGACAATAATGATATTCCTTTGGTAACCACACTTCACGGAACAGATATTACGCTGGTTGGACAACATCCCAGTTACAAACACGCGGTAGAATTCTCTATCAATCAGTCGGATGCAATTACTTCTGTTTCCGAAAGTCTGAAAAGAGATACACTACAGTTTTTCAAGATCAAAAAAGAAATTCAGGTGATTACCAATTTTATTGATAATTCTGAATTTGACGAGCCAAGCGACTGCCAGAGAACACAGTTTGCGAATCCTGACGAGAAAATCTTAATTCACGTTTCGAATTTACGTCCGGTAAAACGTGTGGATGAAGTGCTTCAGATCTTCAAAAATGTAGAGAAAAAAGTAAAATCGAAGTTGATCATCATCGGGGAAGGTCCGGATATGGAGAAGATCAATCAGTTTTTGGAAGAAAATCCTGAATTGATTTCGAAGATCCGTTTGCTCGGAAAAGTGAATGATCTTTATAGAATTCTTCAACTTTCGGACGTATTTTTATTGCCTTCCGAACAGGAAAGTTTCGGTCTGGCAGCCTTGGAAGCAATGGCAGCAAACACGCCGGTCATCAGTTCGAACGCAGGAGGAATTCCTGAAGTAAATATTCAGGGTGAAACCGGGTTTTTAGCGGAAATAGGAAATGTAGAGGCGATGAGCAACTATTGCATTAAACTATTGAGCAATGAGGAACTTTTAACCAAAATGAAGAAAAATGCGAAAGATCAAGCGATAAAATTCGATTTGAAAAACATTCTTCCTATTTATGAAGAAATGTATAGAACGACGATCGAAAACTTTAAAAAAGAGTTGACAAAAGTATAG